The following are encoded in a window of Ricinus communis isolate WT05 ecotype wild-type chromosome 4, ASM1957865v1, whole genome shotgun sequence genomic DNA:
- the LOC8277048 gene encoding probable inactive receptor kinase At4g23740 — protein sequence MKMNPLFIFSIILFFGAVSLSTIAEPIEDKQALLDFLHGIHRSHSLNWSNSSSVCNEWTGVTCNRDHSRIIVLRLPGVGIQGQIPPNTLGRLSAIQILSLRSNGLSGSFPSDFVRLGNLTGLYLQFNSFSGSLPSDFSMWKNLTVLDLSNNAFNGSIPPSISNLTHLTSLNLSNNSLSGVIPDISNPSLQSLNLANNDLNGRVPQSLLRFPRWAFSGNNLSSENVLPPALPLEPPSPQPSRKTKKLSESAILGIVLGGCVLGFAVIALLMICCYSKKGREDILPTKSQKKEGALKKKASERQDKNNRLVFFEGCSLAFDLEDLLRASAEVLGKGTFGTTYKAALEDANTVVVKRLKEMSVVKKDFEQQMEVIGSIRHPNISALRAYYFSKDEKLTVCDYYEQGSVSAMLHGKRGEGRIPLDWETRLKIVIGAARGIAYVHTQNGGKLVHGNIKASNIFLNSEGYGCISDVGLATLMSSMPPPVMRAAGYRAPEVTDTRKATHASDVYSFGVLLLELLTGKSPTHATGGDEVVHLVRWVHSVVREEWTAEVFDVELLRYPNIEEEMVEMLQIGMNCVTRMPEQRPKMLDVVRMVEEVRQGSSGNPPSSETNLETAVSNQTPP from the exons atGAAAATGAACCCCTTGTTCATTTTCTCTATAATTCTCTTCTTTGGAGCAGTTTCTTTGTCCACCATTGCAGAACCAATTGAAGATAAACAAGCTTTATTAGATTTCCTTCACGGTATTCATCGCTCGCACTCCCTCAATTGGAGTAATAGCTCTTCTGTATGCAATGAGTGGACAGGAGTGACCTGTAATAGAGATCATTCTAGAATTATAGTCCTCAGGTTGCCTGGAGTGGGGATCCAAGGCCAAATTCCACCAAACACTCTTGGTCGCCTATCGGCAATTCAAATACTTAGCCTCAGATCCAATGGTTTATCAGGCTCATTCCCTTCAGATTTCGTCAGACTTGGAAACTTGACCGGTCTTTATCTTCAATTTAACAGCTTCTCAGGCTCATTGCCTTCAGATTTCTCAATGTGGAAGAATCTCACTGTTCTTGATCTCTCAAATAATGCCTTCAATGGAAGCATTCCACCTTCAATATCAAATTTGACCCACCTCACATCTTTAAACCTTTCTAATAACTCACTTTCAGGTGTTATTCCTGATATAAGTAATCCTAGTTTACAATCTTTAAATTTAGCCAACAATGATCTTAACGGAAGGGTGCCTCAGTCTCTTCTAAGATTTCCAAGGTGGGCATTTTCTGGTAACAATCTTTCATCAGAAAATGTCCTTCCTCCTGCTCTTCCACTTGAACCACCAAGTCCTCAACCTTCAAGGAAAACCAAAAAATTAAGTGAATCTGCAATATTGGGGATTGTACTAGGAGGCTGTGTATTGGGTTTTGCAGTTATTGCTCTTCTGATGATTTGCTGCTATTCTAAGAAGGGCAGGGAGGATATATTGCCCACAAAGTCCCAAAAGAAAGAGGGAGCTTTGAAGAAAAAGGCGTCAGAACGCCAAGATAAGAATAATAGGCTCGTGTTCTTTGAGGGTTGCAGCCTTGCATTTGACTTGGAGGACTTGTTGAGAGCATCTGCCGAAGTGCTCGGGAAGGGAACTTTTGGGACAACTTATAAGGCTGCTCTTGAGGATGCAAACACAGTGGTAGTGAAGAGGTTGAAGGAAATGTCTGTGgttaaaaaagattttgagCAGCAGATGGAAGTGATTGGAAGTATTAGGCATCCAAATATATCTGCATTAAGGGCATACTATTTTTCAAAAGATGAAAAACTTACAGTGTGCGATTACTATGAGCAGGGAAGCGTATCTGCTATGCTGCACG GAAAAAGAGGGGAGGGCAGGATTCCTCTAGACTGGGAAACGAGGCTAAAAATTGTAATTGGTGCAGCAAGGGGAATTGCTTATGTCCACACACAGAATGGGGGTAAACTAGTCCATGGAAACATCAAAGCCTCGAATATTTTCCTGAACTCCGAAGGGTATGGTTGCATATCAGATGTTGGATTGGCTACATTGATGAGCTCAATGCCCCCACCAGTGATGAGGGCTGCAGGTTACCGGGCTCCAGAAGTAACGGACACGAGGAAAGCAACTCATGCGTCTGATGTCTATAGTTTTGGGGTCTTGCTGCTTGAACTTCTGACAGGAAAATCTCCAACACATGCAACAGGTGGTGATGAGGTTGTTCACTTGGTAAGGTGGGTGCATTCTGTTGTAAGGGAGGAATGGACTGCTGAAGTATTTGATGTTGAGCTTCTAAGGTATCCGAATATTGAAGAGGAAATGGTAGAAATGTTACAAATAGGAATGAATTGTGTGACGAGGATGCCAGAGCAAAGACCAAAAATGCTTGATGTAGTGAGGATGGTGGAGGAAGTTAGACAAGGGAGTTCTGGAAACCCACCATCCTCAGAAACTAACTTAGAAACTGCAGTATCAAACCAAACACCACCGTAG
- the LOC8277047 gene encoding myosin IB heavy chain, protein MIKYKSNRRVQIDASNLPDYDDEKDAGGQNNDNGEEKRLRLRPSGSNVSEDQEPFMGVKVRRKASLHRDIKGDYLDVPSHSYLMKILQKQGDSQVLFADKVLKFTSSGKMKRRILLITDFAIYIVDPATDALKRRIALAAVEKMLLSELSDNFFAVIVPTEYDLLLASTRKTEIVTVLIEATKTASNYELDVIFSNSFEYRASAELVKEVQFEEVEGGVKTRIARK, encoded by the exons ATCGGCGAGTTCAAATCGACGCTTCTAACCTCCCCGACTATGACGATGAAAAGGACGCCGGAGGACAAAATAACGACAATGGTGAAGAGAAGAGATTAAGATTGAGACCATCGGGAAGCAACGTCAGCGAAGATCAAGAACCGTTTATGGGCGTTAAGGTTCGAAGAAAAGCCTCCCTTCATAGAGATATTAAAGGAGATTATCTAGACGTCCCTTCTCATTCGTATTTGATGAAAATTTTGCAAAAACAAG GTGATAGTCAAGTGCTGTTTGCAGATAAAGTATTGAAATTCACAAGTTCAGGGAAGATGAAACGGCGTATATTATTGATAACTGATTTTGCGATTTATATTGTTGACCCTGCGACTGATGCACTTAAACGGCGAATAGCATTGGCCGCTGTTGAGAAGATGCTATTAAGTGAATTAAGTGATAACTTCTTTGCTGTGATTGTTCCAACGGAGTATGATCTACTTTTGGCTAGTACTCGAAAGACCGAAATTGTTACTGTCTTAATTGAAGCTACCAAAACTGCATCCAATTATGAACTTGATGTGATTTTCTCCAATAG CTTTGAGTATCGTGCATCTGCTGAATTGGTAAAGGAAGTGCAATTTGAGGAAGTTGAAG GTGGTGTTAAAACAAGAATTGCGAGGAAGTGA